The following coding sequences lie in one Aquabacterium olei genomic window:
- a CDS encoding glutamate-5-semialdehyde dehydrogenase, giving the protein MNTAATSLAPSADLPVDQYMDAVGRAARVAATAMAASSTAARNNVLLALAGQIRAHAGELKARNEADIIAAEKNGLAAPMVDRLRLTDKVIETMAESCEQVAALPDPVGEITNVRRRPTGISVGQMRVPIGVFGMIYESRPNVTIEAASLAIKSGNACVLRGGSEAIHSNLALWKLVQAALTQVGLPANAVQLVQTTDRAAVGQLIAMPQYVDVIIPRGGKGLIERISNEARVPVIKHLDGNCHTYVDSEVDLDLAVKVTDNAKTQKYSPCNATESLLVHAAQAAAFLPRIGKVFADKGVEMRADARAKAILADVPGAKVVEATEQDWFEEYLAPVIAVKVVDSLDEAIAHINHYGSHHTDAILTTNHPNGMRFIREVDSSSVMINASTRFADGFEYGLGAEIGISTDKFHARGPVGLEGLTSLKFVVLGQGEVRS; this is encoded by the coding sequence ATGAACACCGCCGCCACCTCCCTCGCCCCGTCGGCCGACCTGCCCGTCGACCAGTACATGGACGCCGTGGGCCGCGCCGCCCGCGTGGCCGCCACGGCCATGGCCGCCTCCAGCACGGCCGCCCGCAACAACGTGCTGCTCGCCCTGGCCGGCCAGATCCGCGCCCACGCTGGCGAACTGAAGGCCCGCAACGAAGCCGACATCATCGCCGCTGAAAAGAACGGCCTGGCCGCCCCGATGGTCGACCGCCTGCGCCTGACGGACAAGGTCATCGAGACCATGGCCGAAAGCTGCGAACAGGTGGCCGCCCTCCCCGACCCGGTCGGCGAGATCACCAACGTGCGCCGCCGCCCCACCGGCATCAGCGTGGGCCAGATGCGCGTGCCGATCGGCGTGTTCGGCATGATCTACGAGTCGCGCCCGAACGTGACGATCGAGGCCGCCTCGCTGGCCATCAAGAGCGGCAACGCCTGCGTGCTGCGCGGCGGCTCGGAAGCCATCCACTCCAACCTGGCGCTGTGGAAGCTGGTGCAGGCCGCGCTCACGCAGGTGGGCCTGCCCGCCAACGCCGTGCAGCTGGTGCAGACCACCGACCGCGCCGCCGTGGGCCAGCTCATCGCCATGCCGCAGTACGTCGATGTCATCATCCCGCGCGGCGGCAAGGGCCTGATCGAGCGCATCAGCAACGAAGCCCGTGTGCCGGTCATCAAGCACCTCGACGGCAACTGCCACACCTATGTCGACAGCGAGGTCGATCTGGACCTGGCCGTGAAGGTCACGGACAACGCGAAGACGCAGAAGTACAGCCCCTGCAACGCGACCGAATCGCTGCTGGTGCACGCCGCGCAGGCGGCGGCCTTCCTGCCCCGCATCGGCAAGGTGTTTGCCGACAAGGGCGTGGAGATGCGTGCCGATGCCCGCGCCAAGGCCATCCTGGCCGACGTGCCGGGTGCCAAGGTGGTCGAGGCCACCGAGCAGGACTGGTTCGAGGAATACCTGGCGCCGGTGATCGCGGTGAAGGTGGTCGATTCGCTGGACGAGGCCATCGCCCACATCAACCACTACGGCTCGCACCACACCGACGCCATCCTGACCACCAACCACCCCAACGGCATGCGCTTCATCCGCGAGGTGGATTCATCCAGCGTGATGATCAATGCGTCGACGCGCTTTGCCGACGGCTTCGAGTACGGTCTGGGCGCCGAGATCGGCATCAGCACCGACAAGTTCCACGCGCGCGGCCCGGTCGGCCTGGAAGGCCTGACCTCGCTGAAGTTCGTGGTGCTCGGCCAAGGGGAAGTGCGCAGCTGA